One genomic segment of Arachis duranensis cultivar V14167 chromosome 4, aradu.V14167.gnm2.J7QH, whole genome shotgun sequence includes these proteins:
- the LOC107483147 gene encoding peroxidase A2, which produces MRSFHVRLFCFVVMTMLMLGALPFSSDAQLDPSFYKNTCANVHSIVREVIRNVSKSDPRMLGSLIYYYYYCCLWQGCDASILLNSTSTIVSEQGAGPNNNSIRGLDVVNNIKTAVENACPGVVSCADILALAAEISSVLAHGPDWKVPLGRRDSLTANFTLANQKLPAPNFNLSQLISTFANQSLNITDLVALSGAHTIGRAQCRFFSSRLYNFSNTGNPDPTLNTTYLQTLRSICPNGGAGNTLTNLDLTTPDTFDNKYFSNLQSLNGLLQSDQELFSTVGASTLSIVNSFSSNQTLFFEAFKASMIKMGNIGVLTGSQGEIRKQCNFVNGNSGLATFATRVESSEEQGVSSA; this is translated from the exons ATGAGGTCCTTTCATGTAAGGTTGTTCTGTTTTGTGGTTATGACTATGCTCATGCTTGGAGCACTTCCATTTTCCTCAGATGCACAGTTAGATCCATCATTTTACAAAAACACTTGTGCCAATGTTCATTCCATTGTTAGAGAAGTTATAAGAAACGTTTCAAAATCTGACCCAAGAATGCTTGGTAgtctcatttattattatt attattGTTGCTTGTGGCAGGGTTGTGATGCATCAATTTTGCTGAATAGCACAAGTACCATAGTGAGTGAACAAGGTGCAGGACCAAACAACAACTCAATAAGAGGCTTAGATGTTGTGAATAACATCAAAACAGCGGTTGAAAATGCTTGTCCTGGTGTTGTTTCTTGTGCCGATATTCTTGCACTTGCTGCAGAAATTTCATCTGTTTTG GCTCATGGTCCTGATTGGAAAGTTCCATTGGGAAGAAGAGATAGTTTAACAGCAAACTTTACCCTTGCTAATCAAAAACTTCCGGCTCCAAACTTCAACCTTAGTCAACTTATCTCTACTTTTGCCAATCAATCTCTCAACATAACTGATCTAGTTGCACTTTCAG GTGCTCACACAATTGGGAGAGCTCAATGTAGATTTTTCAGCAGTCGATTATATAATTTTAGCAACACTGGAAATCCTGATCCAACTTTGAACACAACCTATCTACAAACACTTAGATCAATTTGCCCCAATGGTGGAGCAGGGAATACTCTCACCAATTTGGACTTAACAACCCCAGACACATTTGACAACAAATACTTCTCCAATCTTCAATCTCTAAATGGATTGCTTCAGAGTGATCAAGAACTTTTCTCTACAGTTGGTGCATCTACACTTAGCATTGTGAACAGTTTCAGCAGTAACCAAACTCTTTTCTTTGAAGCATTTAAGGCATCAATGATTAAGATGGGTAATATTGGAGTTCTAACTGGCTCTCAAGGTGAAATCAGAAAGCAATGTAACTTTGTTAATGGAAATTCTGGATTGGCTACTTTTGCTACTAGAGTAGAATCATCAGAAGAACAGGGTGTTAGCTCAGCCTAA